The Falco peregrinus isolate bFalPer1 chromosome 11, bFalPer1.pri, whole genome shotgun sequence genome includes the window GCGGGTacagccagccaggcagggcagtgcccaGGCTGTGGCTCTTGCTGGCTTGTCACCTGTTGTCCTGGGCCAGCTCctcagggcaggcaggctggtcCTGGGACTTGTGCACCCCTGGTGAGGGCTGGGCCTGGGTGCCATGTGGCAAGGCCAGGTCTGGCCCCGGGGGCGTGTGGTGCCGGTGCCGCTGGTACTGCACAAATGTACAGACCTTCAGCCCGATGGCCAGCATGTTCTTGCCCATGAAGATGCTGGAGACCCGGGCATCCCTGAAGAAGACCATGTTGCTGCCTCGTATGAAGATGGTAGTGATGTTGACAGTGAGCATGCTCAGCATGGGGTACAGCATCATCCTGTGCGGCATGATGCCGATCCCTTGCATGCTGATCTCACAGAGGGACACACAAGGGAGGACCAGGAGCAAGATGTAGCAGTAGAAGAACATGATGCCCTCAGCCCAGAGCGGCAGCCCCTTCTTCTGGGGCTCCCATAGGTTGGCCTGGATGTCCAGCACATCCAGCATGTCCACAATGACCCAGAAGAGACGGTTGCGGAgatcttctttcttcttgaaTGTCCTGACGTACTCCATGTGCTCTGTGGCCACCAACAACACGTAGAGGGCTGGGATGCAGATGGAGAGCAGCAAGGTCAGCGCTTTGCGAGCTATGAGATCCAGGCTTTTCCGGTCAGCTTTATAGTTCTGGTACACAAAGTAGACTTTGATCTCCAGAACGAAGACATACAGGAACCAGAGGATCATGGCATAGCCCCGCTTAGCTGTCTTTACCTCCGCCCCGACCCAGATAGCCACATAGCGGAGCACCAGCAGGAAGCACACATCACCCACTGCCACCATGACACAGATGC containing:
- the LOC101920133 gene encoding transmembrane protein 121-like isoform X1; the protein is MLLVPPKVSQGVRMVPPPPVSKPHVCLFTVLIMTSLVLMDAYLVEQSQGSRKLGICVMVAVGDVCFLLVLRYVAIWVGAEVKTAKRGYAMILWFLYVFVLEIKVYFVYQNYKADRKSLDLIARKALTLLLSICIPALYVLLVATEHMEYVRTFKKKEDLRNRLFWVIVDMLDVLDIQANLWEPQKKGLPLWAEGIMFFYCYILLLVLPCVSLCEISMQGIGIMPHRMMLYPMLSMLTVNITTIFIRGSNMVFFRDARVSSIFMGKNMLAIGLKVCTFVQYQRHRHHTPPGPDLALPHGTQAQPSPGVHKSQDQPACPEELAQDNR
- the LOC101920133 gene encoding transmembrane protein 121-like isoform X2, whose protein sequence is MVPPPPVSKPHVCLFTVLIMTSLVLMDAYLVEQSQGSRKLGICVMVAVGDVCFLLVLRYVAIWVGAEVKTAKRGYAMILWFLYVFVLEIKVYFVYQNYKADRKSLDLIARKALTLLLSICIPALYVLLVATEHMEYVRTFKKKEDLRNRLFWVIVDMLDVLDIQANLWEPQKKGLPLWAEGIMFFYCYILLLVLPCVSLCEISMQGIGIMPHRMMLYPMLSMLTVNITTIFIRGSNMVFFRDARVSSIFMGKNMLAIGLKVCTFVQYQRHRHHTPPGPDLALPHGTQAQPSPGVHKSQDQPACPEELAQDNR